The following are from one region of the Streptobacillus felis genome:
- a CDS encoding Abi family protein produces MNLKKISASLKKPLSYKEQLEKLINDKNVLVKNEEESEALEYLKSVNYYFISGYLLPYKYKKDDGTEAYSEIEFKKIKEMIEFDYGLKEILMPIISKIEKSIKTNIAYYFAHNYRYGNIAYIDFMAFKDPKLSKKDTKNIKIKKNHDRLLKEIENMKYNNKNLAFVKHHLKEYGGNIPIWAIIELFTFGNLCKFYSMLNNSTQKSIAISFEIKSKILFEKWLEELRRFRNLIAHDQRLYNLRIQTPPKHKFYNK; encoded by the coding sequence ATGAATTTAAAAAAAATTAGTGCATCTTTAAAGAAACCTTTAAGTTATAAAGAACAACTAGAAAAATTAATTAATGATAAAAATGTATTAGTTAAGAATGAAGAGGAATCAGAAGCTTTAGAATATTTAAAAAGTGTAAATTATTATTTTATTTCTGGTTATTTATTGCCATATAAATATAAAAAAGATGATGGTACTGAAGCTTATTCAGAAATTGAATTTAAAAAAATAAAAGAGATGATTGAATTTGATTATGGTCTAAAAGAAATATTAATGCCAATTATTTCAAAAATTGAGAAAAGTATTAAAACTAATATTGCATATTATTTTGCCCATAATTATAGATATGGTAATATTGCATATATTGATTTTATGGCATTTAAAGATCCAAAATTAAGTAAAAAGGATACTAAAAATATAAAAATAAAAAAAAATCACGATAGATTATTAAAAGAGATTGAAAACATGAAATATAATAATAAAAATTTAGCCTTTGTAAAGCATCATTTAAAAGAATATGGAGGTAATATACCTATATGGGCTATAATAGAATTATTCACATTTGGTAATCTATGTAAATTTTATTCTATGTTAAACAATTCTACCCAAAAATCAATTGCTATATCATTTGAAATTAAATCAAAAATTTTATTTGAAAAATGGCTAGAAGAATTGAGAAGATTTAGAAATTTAATTGCACATGATCAAAGATTATATAATTTGAGAATTCAGACACCACCAAAGCACAAATTTTATAATAAATAA
- a CDS encoding ATP-binding protein — protein MFNRKIYMDKLKKYINTEYIKVITGVRRCGKSFLLKLLKQELLNSGIDEKNIIYMNFEALEFIDILDYLKLYEYIKTRVNNDTKYYFIFDEIQKVNGWEKVINGLRVSYNSDIYITGSNSELLSGELATYLAGRYIEINMYTLSFNEFLEFKKYDKEKIDLKWKEYFEYGSFPSVVLSNDIEIKKDVLQGIYSSIVLKDISYRSNIRDVAILERIILFLLDNVGQLININKIANTLVSSGIKISNNTVQNYVDILEKSFLFYKSMRYDIQGRKYLSSNFKYYAVDTGLYTVKINKNRNYGTRLENIVFIELKRRGYDVSIGVIGKKEIDFVAKKNDELIFIQVADKLPENDDREISNLLNLKTGYKKIVIVNTYSDIGIYEGIPVIHITDFLSGMEI, from the coding sequence GTGTTTAATAGAAAAATATATATGGATAAATTAAAAAAATACATTAATACAGAATATATTAAAGTAATTACAGGAGTTAGAAGATGTGGTAAATCTTTTTTACTTAAGTTACTAAAACAAGAACTTCTAAATAGTGGTATAGATGAAAAAAATATTATATATATGAATTTTGAAGCATTGGAATTTATAGATATATTAGATTACTTAAAACTTTATGAATATATTAAAACAAGAGTTAATAATGATACTAAATACTATTTTATTTTTGATGAAATACAAAAGGTAAATGGATGGGAAAAAGTTATTAATGGTTTAAGAGTTTCATATAATTCTGATATATATATAACTGGTTCAAATTCAGAATTATTATCAGGAGAACTTGCAACATATTTAGCTGGTAGATATATAGAAATAAATATGTATACACTTTCCTTTAATGAATTTTTGGAATTTAAAAAATATGATAAAGAAAAGATAGATTTAAAATGGAAAGAATATTTTGAATATGGATCTTTTCCTAGCGTAGTATTATCAAATGATATTGAAATTAAAAAAGATGTTTTACAAGGTATTTATTCTAGTATAGTTCTTAAAGATATATCGTATAGATCAAATATTAGAGATGTTGCTATACTTGAAAGAATTATACTATTCTTACTAGATAATGTAGGTCAATTGATAAATATAAATAAGATAGCGAACACTTTAGTATCATCTGGAATCAAAATTAGTAATAATACTGTACAAAATTATGTTGACATACTAGAAAAATCTTTTTTATTTTATAAATCAATGAGATATGACATACAAGGTAGAAAATATCTTTCATCTAATTTTAAGTATTATGCAGTTGATACAGGTCTATATACCGTTAAGATAAATAAAAATAGAAATTATGGAACTAGACTTGAAAACATAGTATTTATTGAATTAAAGAGAAGAGGTTATGATGTATCTATAGGTGTAATAGGTAAAAAAGAAATTGATTTTGTTGCAAAGAAAAATGATGAATTAATTTTCATTCAAGTAGCTGATAAATTACCTGAAAATGATGATAGAGAAATAAGTAATTTATTAAATCTTAAAACTGGATATAAAAAAATTGTAATAGTAAATACATATTCTGATATAGGTATATATGAAGGAATTCCTGTAATACACATAACAGATTTTTTATCAGGAATGGAAATATAG
- a CDS encoding PTS sugar transporter subunit IIA has translation MEGENMTEVKDLIDEKLICLDLEAKNKEEVIKKMACLIHEDHKLCCLPDCDENNEECNAVKGYINSLFEREASFSTAVGYSFAIPHGKSCCVDKACIAYSRLKEEIPWDEEEKVKHIFMIGVSDKNAGNEHLEILIKLSTSILEDDFREKLDNAKEKREVIELLEKYSEKER, from the coding sequence ATGGAAGGTGAAAATATGACTGAAGTTAAAGATTTAATTGATGAGAAATTAATTTGTTTAGATTTAGAAGCAAAGAATAAAGAAGAAGTAATTAAGAAAATGGCATGTTTAATTCATGAAGATCATAAACTATGTTGTCTACCAGATTGTGATGAAAATAACGAGGAATGTAATGCAGTTAAAGGATACATAAATTCATTATTTGAAAGAGAAGCATCATTTTCTACAGCAGTTGGTTATTCATTTGCTATTCCACATGGTAAATCATGTTGTGTAGATAAGGCTTGTATAGCTTATTCAAGATTAAAAGAAGAAATACCTTGGGATGAAGAAGAAAAAGTTAAACATATATTTATGATAGGGGTATCAGATAAGAACGCAGGTAATGAGCATTTAGAAATATTAATTAAATTATCAACTTCAATACTTGAAGATGACTTTAGAGAAAAATTAGATAATGCAAAAGAAAAAAGAGAAGTAATTGAGTTATTAGAAAAATATTCAGAAAAAGAAAGATAA
- a CDS encoding PTS fructose-like transporter subunit IIB, which translates to MKILGVTACPSGVAHTYMAAEALKKAAQARGYEVKVETQGQIGIENEITMEDVKDADVVVLTTDIGIKNTERFTGKPIVRVGISDLVKKAPALVAKIEEALKNRK; encoded by the coding sequence ATGAAAATTTTAGGAGTTACAGCATGCCCATCAGGAGTTGCACATACATATATGGCAGCAGAGGCACTAAAAAAAGCAGCACAAGCGAGAGGATATGAAGTCAAGGTTGAAACACAAGGACAAATTGGCATAGAGAACGAAATTACTATGGAAGATGTTAAAGATGCAGATGTTGTTGTATTAACAACTGACATAGGAATAAAAAATACTGAAAGATTCACAGGGAAACCAATTGTAAGAGTAGGAATTAGTGACTTAGTTAAAAAAGCACCAGCATTAGTTGCTAAAATAGAAGAAGCTTTAAAAAATAGAAAATAA
- a CDS encoding PTS fructose transporter subunit EIIC: MKDLLKNMKQHLMTGVSYMIPFVVAGGVLLALAVMISGKAAVPETGFLKSMSDIGIAGLTLFVPVLGGFIAFSMVDRPGIAPGMIAAYLANTKGGGFLGGIIGGILAGIVVYYLKRIKVPKVLSSVMPIFIIPLVGTFVAGMIVVLFIGEPIGAFMAGLTGWLQGMQNSSKIILGLILGAMIAFDMGGPLNKVAFFFAAATVSTSPNIMAAVGAAICTPPIGLALATFLFKNKFTVAERESGKAALIMGSVGITEGAIPFAAADPIRVIPSIMVGGAAASVTSLLLNATNNAAWGGLIVLPVVTNRIGYIIAIIVGSVVTAVMVSLLKKPVSEVEEKKEENNDSIELDITF, translated from the coding sequence ATGAAAGATCTATTAAAGAACATGAAACAACATTTAATGACAGGAGTATCATATATGATTCCTTTCGTTGTAGCTGGAGGGGTATTACTTGCATTAGCTGTAATGATTTCTGGTAAAGCAGCTGTACCTGAAACAGGATTTTTAAAAAGTATGTCTGATATAGGGATAGCTGGTTTAACATTATTTGTTCCAGTACTAGGAGGATTTATAGCATTTTCTATGGTTGATAGACCAGGTATAGCACCAGGTATGATAGCAGCATATTTAGCTAACACAAAAGGTGGAGGATTCTTGGGTGGTATTATTGGTGGTATATTAGCAGGTATAGTTGTATATTACCTAAAGAGAATAAAAGTACCTAAAGTATTATCTTCTGTAATGCCTATCTTTATAATACCGCTAGTAGGAACTTTTGTAGCAGGTATGATAGTTGTTCTATTCATTGGTGAACCAATAGGTGCATTCATGGCTGGATTAACAGGATGGTTACAAGGAATGCAAAATAGTTCTAAAATTATTCTTGGATTAATATTAGGAGCGATGATAGCATTTGATATGGGTGGACCATTGAATAAAGTTGCATTCTTCTTTGCAGCAGCAACAGTATCAACTTCACCAAATATTATGGCAGCAGTTGGGGCAGCAATTTGTACACCACCAATAGGATTAGCTTTAGCAACTTTCTTATTTAAGAATAAGTTTACTGTAGCTGAAAGAGAATCAGGAAAAGCAGCTTTAATTATGGGAAGTGTTGGAATTACAGAAGGAGCAATACCATTTGCAGCAGCAGATCCAATTAGAGTTATTCCATCAATAATGGTAGGAGGAGCAGCAGCTTCTGTAACTTCATTATTATTAAATGCAACAAATAACGCTGCATGGGGTGGCTTAATAGTTTTACCAGTTGTTACAAATAGAATAGGATATATTATAGCAATAATAGTTGGAAGTGTTGTAACAGCAGTTATGGTTTCTTTACTTAAAAAACCAGTATCAGAAGTTGAAGAAAAAAAAGAAGAAAATAACGATAGCATAGAGCTTGACATAACTTTCTAG
- a CDS encoding DeoR/GlpR family DNA-binding transcription regulator, translating to MFVQERLDKIIKLINENNKVKVNELSDYFKVSKDLIRKDLSKLEEAGYLKRTYGGAIKIRHSAETLTISSRISKNVENKQKIALKALEEIKEGDLIFLDISSINYLLAQEIIKNNMNVTIITNMIDIMHLFSTNIDTKAKLIGIGGNCNKIIGGFVGLSSVEQIKKYNITKSFIGTIGINIDTGIVSTYEEDDGLTKKCIINSSKHRYLITEKSKIEQDGKYIFSSLTDFNCIIIDSDIENITRNKIKQFHINVK from the coding sequence ATGTTTGTTCAAGAACGTTTGGATAAGATTATTAAGTTAATAAATGAAAATAATAAAGTAAAAGTTAATGAATTAAGTGATTATTTTAAAGTTTCTAAAGATTTAATCAGAAAAGATTTATCTAAATTAGAAGAAGCTGGCTATCTGAAAAGAACTTATGGTGGTGCTATAAAAATCAGGCATTCTGCAGAAACTTTAACTATTTCATCAAGAATATCAAAAAATGTTGAAAATAAACAAAAAATTGCATTAAAAGCATTAGAAGAAATAAAGGAAGGTGATCTAATATTTTTAGATATATCTTCTATAAATTATTTATTAGCACAAGAAATAATAAAGAACAACATGAATGTAACAATCATTACAAACATGATAGATATTATGCATCTATTTTCTACAAATATTGATACAAAAGCAAAACTAATTGGTATAGGTGGAAATTGTAATAAAATAATTGGTGGATTTGTTGGATTATCTTCGGTTGAACAAATAAAAAAGTACAATATCACTAAATCATTCATAGGTACCATAGGAATAAATATAGATACAGGTATTGTATCTACATATGAAGAAGATGATGGTCTAACAAAAAAATGTATTATAAATTCAAGTAAACACAGATATTTAATTACTGAAAAATCAAAAATTGAGCAAGATGGAAAATATATATTTTCTTCTTTAACTGATTTTAATTGTATTATAATCGATAGTGATATAGAAAATATTACAAGAAATAAGATAAAACAATTTCATATAAATGTTAAATAA
- a CDS encoding formate C-acetyltransferase, with product MNQRIQGLKEDLFKNKREISIERALLYTESHKETEGMPEIIRRALATKNILEKMEISIRENEIIAGNRTIKPRSGIISPEMDPYWIDKEKDTIHNRPQDQFIFTENDKKIFCEELYPYWAGKSLKDSLNGIVREEIQTAVNEKVFSLNQTDKGQGHIIPDFELVLNNGFEKLISEVEKKLEEKPDNDFLKASLITLKASISHIDRYVDLIDKLILEEKDENRRKELKLMLEVSKNISRKPANNFIEALQLLWYTSIILQMESNASSISLGRFDQYLWKYYEKDIAEGKDPEFLKEYLEAFYIKTNDVVLLRSESSAKFFAGFPSGYTALLGGLNIYGQSAVNELSYVCLDAYQDIRLPQPNFGVRVNDVEPRRFIKKTCETIALGTGIPQLFNDDVIIPSFLSRGVSLEDARDYSVVGCVELSLPGKLYGLHDIAMLNIMKIMEKVLYSFRDREVNFDIILEEIKNKIAYYVSLMAEGSNLVDLGHRKYAPVPLLSTLMDNCIENAKDITEGGAKYNFSGVQGIGLPNLSDSLMALKTFVFDENKYTFNEVLDAMINNFEGEYYQDMRYNFINNANKFGNDIDDVDQISADILRFYCKEVEKYTNPRGGIFTPGSYTVSAHIPLGEVVGATPDGRYKGEQLADGGLSPMFGRDIFGPTAVLKSLSKLDNVLLTNGSLLNVKFSPSALKDEKGINNFVNFIYAYMKLKLTHIQFNVVGVETLKEAQKNPEKYSNLVVRVAGYSAFFSELNKKIQDDIIHRTEHNL from the coding sequence ATGAATCAAAGAATTCAAGGTTTAAAGGAAGATTTATTTAAGAATAAAAGAGAAATATCAATAGAAAGAGCTCTACTTTATACAGAAAGTCATAAAGAAACAGAAGGAATGCCTGAAATAATTAGAAGAGCACTTGCAACTAAAAATATATTAGAAAAAATGGAAATATCTATTAGAGAAAATGAAATTATAGCTGGTAATAGAACAATTAAACCAAGAAGTGGTATTATTTCACCTGAAATGGATCCATATTGGATAGATAAGGAAAAGGATACTATACATAATAGACCTCAAGATCAATTTATTTTTACTGAAAATGATAAAAAAATATTTTGTGAAGAACTTTATCCTTATTGGGCAGGAAAATCTTTAAAGGACTCATTAAATGGAATAGTTAGAGAAGAAATTCAAACTGCAGTAAATGAAAAAGTATTTAGTTTGAATCAAACTGATAAAGGTCAAGGACATATTATTCCTGACTTTGAATTAGTATTAAATAATGGTTTTGAAAAGTTAATATCTGAAGTAGAAAAAAAACTTGAAGAAAAACCAGATAATGACTTTTTAAAAGCTTCATTAATTACTTTGAAAGCATCAATATCTCATATTGACAGATATGTTGATTTGATAGATAAATTAATATTAGAAGAAAAAGATGAAAATAGAAGAAAAGAATTAAAATTAATGTTAGAAGTTTCAAAAAATATTTCTAGAAAACCTGCAAATAACTTCATTGAAGCATTGCAATTATTATGGTATACAAGTATTATACTTCAAATGGAATCAAATGCAAGTTCGATTTCATTAGGTAGATTTGATCAATACTTATGGAAATATTATGAAAAAGATATAGCAGAAGGTAAAGACCCAGAATTCTTAAAAGAGTACCTAGAAGCATTCTATATTAAAACTAACGATGTGGTGCTATTAAGAAGTGAAAGTTCAGCTAAATTCTTTGCTGGATTCCCTTCAGGATATACAGCACTTTTAGGTGGGTTAAATATATATGGGCAATCAGCAGTAAATGAACTTTCATATGTTTGTTTAGATGCATATCAAGATATTAGATTACCTCAACCTAATTTTGGTGTAAGGGTAAATGATGTAGAACCTAGAAGATTTATCAAAAAAACATGTGAGACTATTGCCTTAGGAACTGGAATACCTCAATTATTTAATGATGACGTAATTATACCATCATTCTTATCTCGTGGCGTTTCACTTGAAGATGCAAGAGATTATTCTGTAGTAGGTTGTGTTGAATTATCACTTCCAGGTAAACTTTATGGACTACATGATATTGCAATGTTAAATATTATGAAAATAATGGAAAAAGTTCTTTATTCGTTTAGAGATAGAGAAGTTAATTTTGATATCATACTTGAAGAAATAAAAAATAAGATAGCCTATTATGTATCATTAATGGCTGAAGGAAGTAATTTAGTAGACTTAGGTCATAGAAAATATGCACCAGTTCCATTACTTTCAACTTTAATGGATAATTGTATAGAAAATGCTAAAGATATTACAGAAGGTGGGGCTAAGTATAATTTTTCAGGAGTTCAAGGAATAGGTCTTCCTAATTTATCAGATTCATTAATGGCTTTAAAAACTTTTGTTTTTGATGAAAATAAATATACATTTAATGAAGTATTAGATGCAATGATTAATAATTTTGAAGGTGAATACTACCAAGATATGAGATATAACTTTATTAACAATGCAAATAAATTTGGAAATGATATTGATGATGTTGATCAAATAAGTGCTGATATATTAAGATTCTACTGTAAAGAGGTTGAAAAATATACTAATCCAAGAGGAGGAATATTTACTCCAGGTTCTTATACAGTTTCAGCACATATTCCTTTAGGGGAAGTAGTTGGTGCTACTCCTGATGGAAGATATAAAGGTGAACAACTTGCTGATGGAGGATTATCTCCTATGTTTGGAAGAGATATATTTGGTCCAACAGCAGTACTTAAATCATTAAGTAAATTGGATAATGTATTATTAACAAATGGTAGTTTATTAAATGTTAAATTTAGTCCTTCAGCCCTAAAAGATGAAAAAGGAATTAACAATTTTGTAAACTTTATTTATGCTTATATGAAATTAAAATTAACACACATTCAGTTTAATGTTGTTGGAGTAGAAACACTAAAAGAAGCACAAAAAAATCCTGAAAAATATTCTAATTTAGTTGTAAGGGTTGCAGGTTATAGTGCATTCTTCAGTGAATTAAATAAAAAAATACAAGATGATATAATTCATAGAACAGAACATAATCTTTAA
- a CDS encoding glycyl-radical enzyme activating protein, whose product MKGLIFNIQRFSLNDGEGIRTIVFFKGCPLLCPWCSNPESQSFKIEKMKDKNNEGKYKTVGKYYQIDELLKEVLKDEIFFNTSGGGVTLSGGEILSQADFVVEFLKKLKENDINTAIETCGFGNTEQFKKILRYTDTVLFDLKIMDNEKSKQIIRGNSELIIRNFEEACKNNYVIPRVPFIPGYTDSEENLEKIIEIIKKNDRDIVHILPYHNYGSSKYELLDRIYDLENVEIPSNKRMNEVKKYIENKGLKVIIGG is encoded by the coding sequence ATGAAAGGTCTAATCTTTAATATACAAAGATTTTCTTTAAATGATGGTGAAGGAATAAGAACTATAGTGTTTTTTAAAGGTTGTCCTTTACTATGCCCTTGGTGTTCTAATCCTGAATCACAAAGTTTTAAAATAGAGAAGATGAAGGATAAAAATAATGAAGGTAAGTATAAAACTGTAGGTAAGTATTACCAAATAGATGAATTACTTAAAGAAGTGTTGAAAGATGAAATATTTTTTAATACATCTGGTGGAGGTGTTACACTTTCAGGTGGTGAGATATTATCTCAAGCTGATTTTGTTGTAGAATTTTTAAAGAAATTAAAAGAAAATGATATAAATACAGCTATAGAAACTTGTGGTTTTGGTAATACTGAACAATTTAAAAAAATTCTTAGGTATACAGATACAGTATTATTTGATTTGAAGATAATGGATAATGAGAAATCAAAGCAAATAATTAGAGGAAATTCAGAATTAATCATTAGAAATTTTGAAGAGGCATGTAAAAATAATTATGTTATTCCAAGAGTTCCATTTATTCCTGGATATACAGATAGTGAAGAAAATTTGGAAAAAATTATAGAAATAATCAAAAAAAATGATAGAGATATAGTACACATACTTCCATATCATAATTATGGTTCATCTAAATATGAATTATTGGATAGAATATATGATTTAGAGAATGTAGAAATACCTTCAAATAAAAGAATGAATGAAGTAAAAAAATATATTGAAAATAAAGGATTAAAAGTAATAATAGGAGGATAA
- a CDS encoding transaldolase family protein, with protein MQYYLDTANIEDIKRINNIYPIMGITTNPSIIAKEKRNFKEMIKEIQEVLGKDKYIHIQLVGETAEIMIEEAKKLIETFGENIYLKIPVTEQGIKAMKELSKEGQRITATGILSPQQIVMAAEAGAEYMAPYINRSDNIGESGVEIVKDAQKILDNVRISDEECKRRFKRVFEPKIFGASFKNVRQVHEVMLAGAKSVTVGTEVFDRLIYHPYTDWSMEKFNEDWQKVYGDKNLLDLL; from the coding sequence ATGCAATATTATTTAGATACAGCAAATATAGAAGACATTAAGAGAATAAATAACATCTACCCTATAATGGGTATAACAACTAATCCTAGTATAATAGCTAAGGAAAAGAGAAATTTTAAAGAAATGATAAAAGAAATACAAGAAGTTCTAGGAAAAGATAAATATATACATATACAATTAGTTGGGGAAACAGCTGAAATAATGATAGAAGAGGCAAAAAAATTAATAGAAACATTTGGTGAAAATATATATCTAAAAATACCAGTAACAGAACAAGGTATTAAGGCTATGAAGGAATTATCAAAAGAAGGGCAAAGAATTACGGCTACAGGAATATTATCACCACAACAAATAGTAATGGCTGCAGAAGCTGGTGCAGAATATATGGCACCATATATAAATAGATCAGATAATATAGGTGAAAGTGGAGTAGAAATAGTAAAAGATGCACAAAAGATATTAGATAATGTAAGAATAAGTGATGAGGAATGTAAGAGAAGATTTAAGAGGGTATTTGAACCAAAGATATTTGGAGCATCATTTAAGAATGTAAGACAGGTACATGAAGTAATGTTAGCTGGAGCAAAATCAGTAACAGTAGGTACAGAAGTATTTGATAGATTAATATATCATCCATATACAGATTGGAGTATGGAAAAGTTCAATGAAGATTGGCAAAAAGTTTATGGAGATAAAAATTTATTAGATTTATTATAA